The Pyrenophora tritici-repentis strain M4 chromosome 3, whole genome shotgun sequence genome has a window encoding:
- a CDS encoding ProP, Permease major facilitator superfamily, with protein MTESESRHPSLTRAGSRQLSEKDGAEERRPSLPADVSDDEKSRNDVDIPVDPQGVHHPSMVPDAEGRRELREWECWDKLAYTWPKWKKAMYLASIAGIQISMNFNTSVYPSAVNPISEHFGISTQAARVGQMIYLVFYSFGCELWAPWSEEFGRWPILQLSMFLINIWEIPCSVAPNFGTIVVCRALGGLSTAGGSVTLGLIADMYEPETQHWPLCFIVLSSTIGTSIGGVIGGPIERFLTWRWNFWIQLIFGVVVQAVHFFMPESRATILIDREAKRRRETGEDPNVYGPNELKKPRISLKEAGKIWLRPFEMFVREPIVLFLSLLSGFSDALIFTFLEAFNVTFPNNFGFGTLAVAWAFIPINASYFFTYFLYWPWFWRDDHLRKKNGPDWMSPERRLKPLLLLALFEPIGLFGFAWTCMGPPQTHWIAPMIFSFLVGLANFAIYYSSVDYMIAAYGPYSASATGGNAFARDFLAGISAMYATPLYNNLAGSSPQKSEYATTLLACLSCLIVVPIYVFYWKGPQIRKASKFASILAEDRKAEGVRRLSKADNLPA; from the exons ATGACGGAAAGCGAGTCCAGGCACCCTTCGCTCACACGAGCCGGTTCGCGGCAACTTTCCGAAAAAGATGGTGCTGAAGAGCGCCGACCCAGCTTACCGGCCGATGTGAGCGACGACGAAAAGTCGCGCAACGACGTTGACATTCCCGTCGATCCACAAGGAGTACATCATCCATCCATGGTACCTGACGCAGAAGGGAGGCGCGAATTGAGGGAATGGGAATGCTGGGACAAGCTCGCATACACATGGCCCAAGTGGAAAAAGGCCATGTACCTGGCTTCCATTGCCGGAATTCAGATCAGTATGAATTTTAATACAAGCGTGTATCCGTCGGCCGTCAATCCCATATCGGAACATTTTGGCATCAGCACACAGGCGGCGCGAGTTGGGCAGATGATATATCTCGTCTTCTACTCATTTGGTTGCGAACTGTGGGCTCCATGGAGCGAGGAATTTGGCAGATGGCCCATTCTACAGCTCAGCATGTTTCTCATCAACATTTGGGAGATTCCATGCTCGGTAGCCCCGAATTTCGGGACGATTGTTGTCTGCAGAGCTTTG GGTGGTCTTTCTACCGCAGGAGGTAGTGTCACTCTCGGCCTCATCGCAGATATGTACGAGCCAGAGACTCAACACTGGCCCCTATGCTTTATCGTACTGTCCTCGACAATCGGAACCAGTATTGGTGGTGTTATCGGTGGTCCGATCGAACGCT TCCTCACATGGAGATGGAACTTTTGGATCCAATTGATCTTCGGCGTTGTCGTACAGGCCGTGCATTTCTTTATGCCCGAGAGTCGAGCCACCATCCTCATCGACCGCGAAGCGAAGCGACGTCGCGAAACAGGCGAAGACCCTAACGTATACGGACCGAACGAACTCAAGAAGCCTCGAATCTCGCTCAAGGAGGCGGGCAAAATCTGGCTCCGACCTTTCGAGATGTTCGTCCGCGAACCTATCGTCTTGTTCCTATCGCTGTTATCAGGCTTCTCTGATGCGTTGATCTTCACTTTCCTGGAAGCCTTCAACGTCACTTTCCCGAACAACTTTGGCTTCGGTACCCTGGCCGTGGCATGGGCTTTCATTCCCATTAACGCATCGTACTTCTTTACCTACTTCCTATATTGGCCATGGTTTTGGCGCGATGATCATCTCCGCAAGAAGAATGGCCCAGACTGGATGTCTCCTGAGCGACGTCTCAAGCCCCTTCTTCTGCTAGCGCTTTTCGAACCCATTGGTTTGTTTGGCTTTGCTTGGACTT GCATGGGTCCTCCACAGACACATTGGATAGCGCCAATGATCTTCTCCTTCCTCGTCGGTCTTGCCAACTTCGCAATCTATTACTCTTCCGTCGACTACATGATCGCCGCCTACGGACCATACTCTGCCTCGGCTACGGGTGGCAACGCTTTTGCTCGCGATTTCCTTGCAGGGATCTCCGCCATGTACGCTACACCGCTATACAACAACCTCGCCGGTTCAAGCCCCCAGAAATCCGAGTATGCGACCACGCTTCTGGCGTGTCTGTCTTGTCTGATTGTGGTTCCCATTTATGTCTTCTACTGGAAGGGACCTCAGATCAGGAAGGCTAGTAAGTTTGCCTCGATACTGGCGGAGGACAGAAAGGCGGAGGGCGTTAGGCGTCTCAGTAAAGCGGATAATCTCCCAGCGTGA
- a CDS encoding Tymo-45kd-70kd multi-domain protein, producing the protein MITRVVAQIRADSQNASSSMQDNNQGLLPHIIRAKKDEEDMDEDERLLASEEGKKLSSKERRQLRNKVSARAFRSRRKEYIGQLEGEVAMKVNEANELRTQNRLLMEENARSRAFIERLLRHQAFTPFLEELSRDESLQLKAPMTSMSSSSAPAPTAPAPAQFPQQQFNGMAQGENTQVGMTMVPEPQIDFAMLNINNNANANSWGVNNGFNFQQPVAFAVTELPEGPANPLDIEAMSGKGYSALFHGEDDAPAEAKAGYPVIERPAQSTQAVATIEETEEEDEEYALYFSSPTTIAASAPLEDQENIFTNPDKALAHYSLVISEEANEAHLADRLQRKIAAMNTVMQRVADMTSMLDS; encoded by the exons ATGATCACGCGCGTCGTCGCACAGATCCGCGCTGACAGCCAGAACGCCTCATCATCTATGCAGGACAATAACCAAGGCCTTTTGCCCCACATCATTCGCGCAAAGAAGGACGAGGAGGACATGGACGAGGACGAGAGGCTGCTCGCTTCCGAAGAAGGAAAGAAGCTCAGCTCAAAGGAACGCCGCCAGCTGCGCAACAAGGTCTCAGCTCGCGCCTTCCGCTCAAGGAGAAAGG AATACATTGGCCAGCTCGAAGGTGAGGTCGCCATGAAGGTCAACGAGGCCAACGAGCTCCGCACCCAGAACCGTCTCCTCATGGAGGAGAATGCCCGTTCGCGCGCCTTTATCGAGCGCCTACTCCGCCACCAGGCTTTCACACCCTTTCTCGAGGAGCTCTCGCGCGACGAGTCCCTCCAGCTCAAGGCGCCCATGACATCGATGTCATCATCGTCGGCCCCCGCCCCTACTGCCCCCGCCCCCGCTCAGTTCCCTCAACAGCAGTTCAACGGCATGGCACAGGGTGAGAACACCCAAGTTGGCATGACCATGGTCCCTGAACCCCAGATTGACTTCGCCATGctcaacatcaacaacaacGCCAACGCCAACAGCTGGGGTGTCAACAACGGCTTCAACTTCCAACAACCCGTAGCCTTTGCCGTCACTGAGCTGCCTGAAGGCCCCGCCAACCCTCTCGATATCGAGGCCATGTCTGGCAAGGGATACAGCGCCCTCTTCCATGGCGAGGATGATGCCCCAGCTGAGGCCAAGGCCGGCTACCCTGTCATTGAGCGCCCCGCCCAGTCCACCCAAGCTGTTGCCACCATTGAGGAGActgaagaggaggatgaggagTACGCCCTCTACTTCTCTTCGCCCACCACCATCGCCGCCTCTGCCCCACTTGAGGACCAAGAGAACATCTTTACCAACCCCGACAAGGCTCTCGCACACTACTCATTAGTCATCTCTGAAGAGGCCAACGAAGCGCATCTAGCAGACCGTCTACAAAGGAAGATTGCCGCCATGAACACCGTCATGCAAAGGGTAGCTGATATGACATCAATGCTCGACTCATAG